Sequence from the Pararhizobium gei genome:
CGGTGACAAAGGCGAGAAATGCCCTGGCCAGGGCCGGATCGCTGGCGTTCTTCGTCATGCCGGCCACCTCGATCTGAATGTAATGTCCCTCGGCAAAGGCGGCAGCCTGATATCGCTCCGTGTTTTCCGCTACCATGTGATAGGCGGGCGAAGTGGTATAGGACAGCACCATGGGCGCCTCGCCCTTGGTGAACAGGCCATAGGCTTCCGACCAGCCCGGCGTTACGGTCAGGACGCGGTCCTTGAGCTTCGCCCAGGCAGCACCGGCCTGATCGCCGTAGACCGACTTTACCCACAGCAACAGGCCGAGCCCCGGCGTCGAGGTGCGCGGATCCTCGATGACGATCTTCTGCGACGGATCGCCGTCAATCAGTTCCTTCAGGCTCTTCGGTGGCTCCTTCATCACCTGCGTATCGTAGATGACGGCAAAGTGGCCGTAATCATAGGGAACGAAGACGTCGTCCGAGAAACCTCCGGGTACCTTGAGGCCGGAGAGATCGACGCCATGCGGCACAAAATACCCCGTTGCCTTGGCCTCCGAGATAAGGTTGGTATCGAGACCGAGAACGACATCCGCCTTCGAATTGGCGCCTTCGAGCTTCAGCCGCGTCAAAAGCTCGACGCCATCGGCGACGCTGACATAGGCAACCTTGCACTCGCAGGTCTTCTCGAACGCCGCCGCAACCTTACCTCCAGGTCCCCACTCGCTGGTGAAACTTTCATAGGTGTAGACCGTAAGCGTCTTTTCGGCCGCCATCGCAAAATGGGGCAGGATCGATGCGGCCAGGGCCGCGATATAGGATAGGGTTCTGTTGCGCATCAGCGCCTCCTCATGATCCAAAAAATGGGAATAGGGCGCTGGAATGTGCCGTCTAATCCCTCCGCCGGTACAAGCCGGATCAGGTTCCGCGGGTTGGCCGGTCAAGGCCTCTCAGCCGAACATCCGCAAAGACATTCGGCACCCCGTTAGAGCAGGAAAAGCTTTAGCCGCAGGCCTTGTGCTTGGCAAGGGGCGCCGTCTACGTCATCCAGCCTTCGCTGACGGCAGGCGGATGGAGCGAATCGCAGCGGCGGCGATGAGACCAATTCCTGCAATGCCCGCTGCCGTCATGAACAGCGGATGGAAGGCCAGCGTATAGATCTCGGCAACGGCTTGGCGAGTGGCCGCGGGCATGGCCGACAGCAGGAGCGGCGTCAGCGTCTCGATATCGCCCACACCGGGAATCGCCCCGACGGCGCGCGGCAGTGCGGCAGCAATGATCGCTCCGTAGATCGAAATGGCGATGGATGCACCCGCCATCCGCGACAGCGTTACCGCCCCGGTCGCCGCGCCGACATCCCCGCGCGCCACCATGTTCTGCACTCCGATGATCGGAACCTGCTGGCCAAGACCGATACCGACACCATGGAATGCCATGAGAGCGCAGATCAGAACGAGCGGCGTACCGGGTTGGATTTGTGTGAAAGCCAGAAGCGCTGTGACCGCAAAACCGGCACTGGCCAGCGAAAAAATCTTGATCCGGCCGGTTCTCGAAATCAACCGGCCTGCAGTGAGCGAACCGCAGACAATGCCGCCTGTGAGCATGATGAACAGCAGACCGGCCGAGGATGGCGAAAGCCCGGTGGTGTTCTGCAGGAAGAGCGCGAAATAATTGATCATGCCAATGCCAACCGCACCGCTCGTCAGCGAAATCAGGAGAAAAAGACTGAAAGATCGGTTTGCAAACAGCGACATCGGCACGATGGGTTCCGGTGCTCGACGCTCGACCCAAACCCAGGCGACTGCGCAGGCCAGACCACCTGCCAGGACTGAAAGACTGCCGGCGGAAACTAGCGAGCCGAACAGCTCGGACCCGTCAGCAACAAGCACGACGCTGGTAATAGCCCCGGCGAGAAGCAGAGCGCCCGCATAATCGATCTTCGGCTGACGGGTCGGCCGGCGGTAGGGCAGGAAGACCAACAGCCCTGTCAGCACGATAGCACCGACCGGAATATTGATGAGAAAGATCGACCGCCATCCGAAGAGGTCGCTCATCGTCCCGCCGAGCACCGGTCCGATGGCGCCGGACGCCATCAACATCAGGCTGGAATAACTCTGATAGCGCGCCCGCTCCCGAGGTTCGAACAGATCCGCCGTCACGGCGAAAATAGAGACCATGATACCGCCGCCGCCGAGACCTTGGAGCACGCGGGCGGCGATCAGCGTATTCATGGAAACAGCCAGTCCGCA
This genomic interval carries:
- the thiB gene encoding thiamine ABC transporter substrate binding subunit: MRNRTLSYIAALAASILPHFAMAAEKTLTVYTYESFTSEWGPGGKVAAAFEKTCECKVAYVSVADGVELLTRLKLEGANSKADVVLGLDTNLISEAKATGYFVPHGVDLSGLKVPGGFSDDVFVPYDYGHFAVIYDTQVMKEPPKSLKELIDGDPSQKIVIEDPRTSTPGLGLLLWVKSVYGDQAGAAWAKLKDRVLTVTPGWSEAYGLFTKGEAPMVLSYTTSPAYHMVAENTERYQAAAFAEGHYIQIEVAGMTKNASDPALARAFLAFVTGSDFQSIIPTTNWMMPVGATAEPLPDAFGRLVNPEKTLLIPSDEVAASRKAWIDEWLAGMSGN
- a CDS encoding MDR family MFS transporter, coding for MDMQTFPGPLVENKRLRLTLFCFLMAALFMATLDHQIVSTALPTIVGEFGQMERFGWIGSAYLLATCAVMPVYGKLGDLFGRKYVMIAAVMIFTLGSIACGLAVSMNTLIAARVLQGLGGGGIMVSIFAVTADLFEPRERARYQSYSSLMLMASGAIGPVLGGTMSDLFGWRSIFLINIPVGAIVLTGLLVFLPYRRPTRQPKIDYAGALLLAGAITSVVLVADGSELFGSLVSAGSLSVLAGGLACAVAWVWVERRAPEPIVPMSLFANRSFSLFLLISLTSGAVGIGMINYFALFLQNTTGLSPSSAGLLFIMLTGGIVCGSLTAGRLISRTGRIKIFSLASAGFAVTALLAFTQIQPGTPLVLICALMAFHGVGIGLGQQVPIIGVQNMVARGDVGAATGAVTLSRMAGASIAISIYGAIIAAALPRAVGAIPGVGDIETLTPLLLSAMPAATRQAVAEIYTLAFHPLFMTAAGIAGIGLIAAAAIRSIRLPSAKAG